In Microvenator marinus, one genomic interval encodes:
- a CDS encoding helix-turn-helix domain-containing protein: protein MSKSQFERTPTTRTDTLLVSDKRVMEQFLRAVEKTLESAEEAATFAGAISDADLSLALVRLEQIQNTVERAHRIVQARLDDKPVEDFRSDEFDLLGEFADFESSAVIDDSDMDAQLDDDEPVEGLISVAESADILGLSMDEVIALMNSGELQAIANPGGQIMLEEVAVRARKPKEAEPSSDSELEDFDDILDRLFE from the coding sequence ATGAGCAAATCCCAATTCGAAAGAACGCCTACGACCCGCACAGACACACTGCTCGTTTCTGACAAACGTGTGATGGAGCAATTCCTACGTGCGGTTGAGAAGACGCTGGAATCAGCTGAGGAAGCTGCCACGTTTGCAGGTGCGATTTCGGACGCGGACTTAAGCCTGGCATTGGTTCGACTCGAGCAGATTCAAAACACAGTCGAGCGCGCTCATCGCATCGTTCAGGCACGCCTAGATGACAAGCCTGTCGAAGATTTTCGGTCCGACGAATTCGACTTGCTCGGTGAATTTGCGGATTTTGAGTCCAGCGCCGTCATCGACGATTCGGACATGGACGCTCAGCTCGATGATGACGAGCCCGTGGAAGGCCTTATCTCGGTTGCTGAGAGCGCCGATATCCTCGGTCTTTCCATGGACGAAGTCATCGCGCTCATGAATAGCGGTGAGCTTCAGGCTATCGCCAATCCAGGCGGTCAAATCATGCTGGAAGAAGTGGCCGTACGCGCGCGAAAGCCCAAAGAGGCGGAGCCCTCCTCGGACTCAGAGCTTGAGGATTTTGACGATATCCTCGACCGACTCTTCGAATAA
- a CDS encoding site-specific integrase has protein sequence MPRLTKTLIERATCDPGKQITLYMDSQVKAFGVRVYASGSKYYFINPMINGQRTYRQKPIYEFATVEDARAWAINLRRRLRAGETAEEIEAAPKQQLQAPEFFELFLKEYSEVMKKSAATDRRYVNNFLIPAFKRKRIEKISANDLQELRNKITADGGRKHTANRVRSLFRKAWKWGQQYGHIDASLPDPARHVEKFREKPRDRYLKDEEIVRLFDELEREEPELYLAVELALATGCRKMETLAMQWSWIDFGAKTTIRIPETKNGTSHLVPLNERVAGMLRDRKSVSISPYVFPGRFEDDHRKDFKTAWKRVRDAAKIPDVRWHDLRRTVGTRMAQNGTDLYTIAKTLNHKSLASTQTYAKLSTETTRAALESIDRKRGNDE, from the coding sequence ATGCCCAGATTGACCAAAACCTTGATTGAACGTGCGACATGCGACCCAGGTAAGCAGATCACGCTTTACATGGACTCACAGGTAAAAGCGTTTGGGGTGCGAGTCTACGCTTCAGGTTCGAAGTACTACTTCATCAACCCGATGATTAACGGGCAACGCACGTACCGCCAGAAGCCAATCTACGAGTTCGCTACGGTCGAAGACGCGAGAGCTTGGGCGATCAATCTGCGGAGACGTCTTCGAGCTGGCGAGACCGCCGAAGAGATTGAGGCAGCTCCAAAACAGCAACTTCAAGCTCCAGAATTCTTCGAACTCTTCCTGAAGGAATACTCGGAGGTCATGAAGAAGTCTGCCGCAACCGATCGGCGCTATGTCAACAACTTCCTGATACCAGCATTCAAGCGCAAAAGGATTGAGAAGATCTCCGCAAACGACCTCCAAGAGCTCAGAAACAAGATCACTGCCGATGGCGGCCGAAAACATACCGCTAATCGAGTCAGGTCTCTCTTTCGCAAAGCATGGAAATGGGGACAGCAATATGGGCACATTGACGCTTCCCTTCCCGACCCGGCAAGGCACGTCGAGAAGTTCCGGGAGAAACCGCGTGACCGCTATCTGAAGGATGAAGAGATTGTAAGACTCTTTGATGAGCTCGAGCGTGAAGAGCCAGAACTCTATCTGGCTGTGGAGCTCGCTCTTGCGACTGGATGCAGAAAGATGGAGACCTTGGCGATGCAATGGAGTTGGATTGACTTCGGAGCCAAGACCACGATTCGAATTCCTGAAACCAAGAACGGAACGTCGCACCTGGTACCGCTCAACGAACGCGTGGCGGGCATGCTCCGAGACCGCAAGTCAGTATCCATTTCCCCTTACGTGTTTCCGGGAAGATTCGAAGACGACCACCGGAAGGACTTCAAGACCGCATGGAAGCGAGTTCGTGATGCGGCAAAGATTCCCGATGTCCGTTGGCATGATCTCAGAAGAACCGTTGGGACTCGGATGGCTCAGAACGGAACCGACCTCTATACCATCGCCAAGACCTTGAATCATAAGTCCCTCGCATCGACCCAGACCTATGCGAAGTTATCGACTGAAACGACTCGGGCAGCTCTGGAGAGCATCGACCGCAAGAGAGGCAACGATGAATGA
- a CDS encoding helix-turn-helix transcriptional regulator, with protein MNMKLVDTNTLSKMFPAIKASSWVSMRHRGVGPRFVKLGNRVFYDIDDVEAWFESNKVSSTAEAANRNH; from the coding sequence ATGAACATGAAGTTAGTTGACACCAATACCCTTTCGAAGATGTTCCCGGCGATCAAGGCGTCGTCCTGGGTGAGCATGCGCCACCGTGGAGTTGGGCCGCGATTCGTCAAGCTCGGGAACCGAGTCTTTTACGATATCGATGATGTTGAGGCGTGGTTCGAATCAAACAAGGTCTCTTCCACCGCCGAAGCAGCGAACAGAAATCACTAA
- a CDS encoding CHC2 zinc finger domain-containing protein, protein MDLSEKARREYGEMEDYLRSKGVELNRSGMACCPFHDDKNPSFSVKDDRWTCWAGCGNGGLIDLVAKFEGREPREICSELGKKYPSEGLRKNSKKSGSKQTPKPKAQAPTPKPKPKPEKLDHPHQNHPHFRGWRSTLLSRMLDYGIPLTEPYRGIPAELLQGLVYGFTAEDWDKARRAVIRDLRRYVPFDIQPLIPEAYRIANKVGDTWHRYQRFLVFPYWDTQYHFHPLTGNEEPWECFYDPSDEEEKRQYEYRTPYDPESSWRVRGLVELRFRNATEGAPKQARYTQTKLFGATRIPYLSNPVLLRLATQDVEAHKHTLYVCEGEWDTLSVWARGRVAIGIPGTSSWNDGWCKHWNRCGNVVVLSDPDNAGDELWQRIVAACVKTHGPRWTRKRLRRQFNEAGDINELLQRYQDGTDSEGNTHG, encoded by the coding sequence ATGGACTTATCAGAGAAAGCTCGAAGGGAATACGGGGAGATGGAAGACTATCTTCGCTCCAAAGGCGTCGAGCTCAATCGTAGTGGGATGGCATGTTGCCCGTTCCATGATGACAAGAACCCTTCATTCAGCGTCAAGGATGACCGCTGGACATGCTGGGCCGGATGCGGCAACGGGGGCTTGATTGACCTTGTGGCGAAGTTCGAAGGTCGGGAGCCGCGCGAGATATGCTCGGAGCTTGGGAAGAAGTACCCTTCGGAGGGGCTACGAAAGAACTCTAAGAAGTCTGGGTCCAAGCAAACGCCGAAGCCAAAGGCCCAGGCTCCAACACCGAAGCCGAAACCGAAGCCTGAAAAGCTAGACCACCCACACCAGAACCACCCGCACTTTCGAGGCTGGCGCTCAACGCTTCTGTCACGAATGCTCGATTATGGGATTCCACTAACCGAGCCCTATCGTGGAATTCCCGCAGAATTGCTCCAAGGGCTTGTCTATGGTTTCACGGCCGAGGATTGGGACAAGGCACGCCGCGCAGTGATTCGAGATCTTAGACGCTACGTTCCGTTTGATATCCAGCCCCTGATTCCAGAAGCATATCGAATTGCAAACAAGGTTGGGGATACATGGCATCGCTACCAAAGGTTTCTCGTGTTTCCCTATTGGGACACTCAGTATCACTTCCACCCGCTAACCGGGAATGAGGAGCCGTGGGAATGCTTCTATGACCCTTCTGACGAAGAAGAGAAGCGGCAATACGAGTACAGAACGCCCTATGACCCAGAATCCTCGTGGCGAGTGCGCGGGCTTGTAGAGCTCCGATTCAGGAACGCCACCGAAGGCGCTCCCAAACAGGCACGCTACACACAGACCAAGCTGTTTGGGGCAACACGGATTCCCTATCTTTCGAACCCCGTACTACTCCGACTTGCGACCCAAGACGTGGAAGCTCACAAGCACACGCTCTATGTGTGTGAAGGGGAATGGGACACGTTGAGCGTATGGGCAAGGGGCAGGGTCGCAATCGGCATTCCGGGTACATCTTCGTGGAATGATGGGTGGTGTAAGCACTGGAATCGGTGCGGAAACGTGGTGGTCCTGAGTGACCCAGACAATGCCGGGGACGAACTCTGGCAACGAATTGTAGCCGCGTGCGTGAAGACTCATGGCCCACGTTGGACACGCAAAAGACTAAGGCGCCAGTTCAACGAAGCTGGCGACATCAACGAATTACTACAAAGGTACCAAGACGGCACCGACTCAGAGGGAAACACTCATGGATGA